In a genomic window of Coregonus clupeaformis isolate EN_2021a chromosome 27, ASM2061545v1, whole genome shotgun sequence:
- the LOC121541710 gene encoding E3 SUMO-protein ligase ZBED1-like isoform X1: protein MADEREIIKPPLRSSVWKHFGFCKDGDVLNKSLAVCRICKGQVKYNGNTTNLSNHLLRRHGISHNTDRPGTSCSVPAATAAKGKVNSAEASGLACMFSQRLGQNSARAKNITATIAKFICKDMQPYSVVENPGFREMIQTLEPRYTIPSRPHFSEKVIPALYESTKKDVKLSLSQAERVAITTDGWTSCSNQGYVTITSHHIDPEWKMKTFVLLTRVLNEAHTGKNIGALLREACMEWKIYDKNPAIVTDNARNMIVASAEAQFSPHITCFAHTLNLASQKGLGVDRASRLLGKVRKIVGYFHRSPIACHALQEKQTLMDLPKHKLIQDIITRWNSSFEMLERFLEQQPAIMATLMSKDLRKGVTDVGTLSESDIANMDDIVQLMGPVKMATTMMCEEDQPTLSVIAPLQAKLLKHLQPCEDDSTQVAEIKRVMASDLSTRYRGTQDALNIASALDPRFKELPYLEKEDREQVYTKLVFEAEVSHQMQAMGNQEEDEGSSSTKLSGFNEETTAPNESPPCKKKALDALFGDSFTQRERKSTSKTARAEVLRYRAKDALPLTENAMKWWRSQEKELPVLSTLAKRYLCIPGTSVPAERIFSTAGDIVNAQRSVLRPDHVDELIFLKKNL from the exons atggcggacgagcgagaaattatcaagccaccattgcggtccagtGTGTGGAAACACTTTGGCTTTTGCAAAGACGGAGATGTTCTAAATAAGTCGCTCGCTGTTTGTAGGATATGTAAAGGTCAAGTAAAGTACAACGGCAACACGACAAATCTCTCCAACCACCTACTAAGGCGCCATGGGATTTCACACAACACCGACCGTCCAGGCACCTCTTGCAGCGTTCCCGCTGCTACAGCAGCGAAAGGTAAAGTCAACTCTGCAGAAGCCTCAGGTCTCGCCTGCATGTTTAGTCAGAGACTAGGCCAAAACTCAGCTCGGGCGAAAAACATCACGGCAACAATTGCCAAGTTTATCTGCAAAGACATGCAACCCTACAGTGTGGTTGAAAATCCGGGATTCCGTGAAATGATTCAAACATTGGAGCCAAGGTACACAATACCAAGCCGACCACACTTCTCAGAAAAGGTTATTCCTGCATTGTACGAAAGTACTAAGAAAGATGTGAAGCTGTCGCTTTCTCAAGCTGAACGAGTAGCGATAACGACAGATGGCTGGACGTCATGCTCAAATCAAGGGTATGTGACAATTACCTCTCATCACATTGATCCGGAGTGGAAAATGAAGACCTTTGTTCTGCTAACCAGAGTTTTAAATGAAGCCCATACTGGTAAAAATATTGGCGCGTTACTGCGTGAAGCCTGCATGGAGTGGAAAATCTACGACAAGAATCCTGCCATCGTCACAGATAACGCCAGGAATATGATTGTGGCCAGTGCAGAAGCCCAGTTCAGTCCACACATTACCTGCTTCGCACATACACTCAACCTTGCCTCGCAGAAGGGTTTGGGGGTGGACCGTGCTTCCAGGTTGTTGGGGAAAGTGCGaaaaattgttggatattttcaccGCAGCCCGATTGCATGTCACGCCCTACAGGAAAAACAAACTCTGATGGATTTACCAAAACATAAACTGATCCAAGACATAATCACCAGATGGAACAGTTCATTCGAAATGCTTGAACGTTTTTTGGAACAACAGCCAGCTATAATGGCAACTCTGATGTCCAAGGATCTACGAAAGGGGGTCACAGATGTAGGCACGCTGAGTGAGAGTGATATTGCCAACATGGATGACATTGTTCAGTTGATGGGTCCTGTCAAAATGGCAACCACTATGATGTGTGAAGAAGACCAGCCAACTCTCTCTGTAATTGCTCCTCTTCAAGCAAAACTGCTGAAACACCTACAGCCATGCGAAGACGACTCAACCCAGGTTGCAGAGATTAAGAGGGTGATGGCCAGTGACCTCTCCACACGCTACAGAGGCACCCAAGATGCTCTCAACATAG CATCAGCGTTGGACCCGCGATTTAAAGAACTGCCCTAcctggaaaaagaggacagagaacaggtctACACAAAACTGGTTTTTGAGGCAGAAGTGTCCCACCAG ATGCAAGCAATGGGAAATCAGGAGGAAGACGAGGGAAGCTCAAGCACAAAGCTGTCAGGATTCAATGAAG agaccacag CTCCAAATGAGTCACCTCCTTGTAAGAAGAAAGCCTTAGATGCGCTGTTTGGCGATTCCTTCACCcaaagagaaagaaaatccacaagCAAGACAGCCAGAGCAGAGGTGTTAAGGTACCGAGCAAAAGATGCGTTGCCTTTGACTGAAAATGCCATGAAGTGGTGGAGATCTCAGGAGAaagagctacctgtactttccaCCCTTGCTAAACGGTACCTGTGCATTCCAGGCACCAGTGTGCCAGCAGAACGAATTTTTAGTACTGCTGGCGACATAGTGAACGCACAGAGAAGTGTTCTGCGGCCAGATCATGTTGATGAGTTGATATTTTTGAAAAAGAATCTGTAG
- the LOC121541710 gene encoding E3 SUMO-protein ligase ZBED1-like isoform X2 — MADEREIIKPPLRSSVWKHFGFCKDGDVLNKSLAVCRICKGQVKYNGNTTNLSNHLLRRHGISHNTDRPGTSCSVPAATAAKGKVNSAEASGLACMFSQRLGQNSARAKNITATIAKFICKDMQPYSVVENPGFREMIQTLEPRYTIPSRPHFSEKVIPALYESTKKDVKLSLSQAERVAITTDGWTSCSNQGYVTITSHHIDPEWKMKTFVLLTRVLNEAHTGKNIGALLREACMEWKIYDKNPAIVTDNARNMIVASAEAQFSPHITCFAHTLNLASQKGLGVDRASRLLGKVRKIVGYFHRSPIACHALQEKQTLMDLPKHKLIQDIITRWNSSFEMLERFLEQQPAIMATLMSKDLRKGVTDVGTLSESDIANMDDIVQLMGPVKMATTMMCEEDQPTLSVIAPLQAKLLKHLQPCEDDSTQVAEIKRVMASDLSTRYRGTQDALNIASALDPRFKELPYLEKEDREQVYTKLVFEAEVSHQLQMSHLLVRRKP; from the exons atggcggacgagcgagaaattatcaagccaccattgcggtccagtGTGTGGAAACACTTTGGCTTTTGCAAAGACGGAGATGTTCTAAATAAGTCGCTCGCTGTTTGTAGGATATGTAAAGGTCAAGTAAAGTACAACGGCAACACGACAAATCTCTCCAACCACCTACTAAGGCGCCATGGGATTTCACACAACACCGACCGTCCAGGCACCTCTTGCAGCGTTCCCGCTGCTACAGCAGCGAAAGGTAAAGTCAACTCTGCAGAAGCCTCAGGTCTCGCCTGCATGTTTAGTCAGAGACTAGGCCAAAACTCAGCTCGGGCGAAAAACATCACGGCAACAATTGCCAAGTTTATCTGCAAAGACATGCAACCCTACAGTGTGGTTGAAAATCCGGGATTCCGTGAAATGATTCAAACATTGGAGCCAAGGTACACAATACCAAGCCGACCACACTTCTCAGAAAAGGTTATTCCTGCATTGTACGAAAGTACTAAGAAAGATGTGAAGCTGTCGCTTTCTCAAGCTGAACGAGTAGCGATAACGACAGATGGCTGGACGTCATGCTCAAATCAAGGGTATGTGACAATTACCTCTCATCACATTGATCCGGAGTGGAAAATGAAGACCTTTGTTCTGCTAACCAGAGTTTTAAATGAAGCCCATACTGGTAAAAATATTGGCGCGTTACTGCGTGAAGCCTGCATGGAGTGGAAAATCTACGACAAGAATCCTGCCATCGTCACAGATAACGCCAGGAATATGATTGTGGCCAGTGCAGAAGCCCAGTTCAGTCCACACATTACCTGCTTCGCACATACACTCAACCTTGCCTCGCAGAAGGGTTTGGGGGTGGACCGTGCTTCCAGGTTGTTGGGGAAAGTGCGaaaaattgttggatattttcaccGCAGCCCGATTGCATGTCACGCCCTACAGGAAAAACAAACTCTGATGGATTTACCAAAACATAAACTGATCCAAGACATAATCACCAGATGGAACAGTTCATTCGAAATGCTTGAACGTTTTTTGGAACAACAGCCAGCTATAATGGCAACTCTGATGTCCAAGGATCTACGAAAGGGGGTCACAGATGTAGGCACGCTGAGTGAGAGTGATATTGCCAACATGGATGACATTGTTCAGTTGATGGGTCCTGTCAAAATGGCAACCACTATGATGTGTGAAGAAGACCAGCCAACTCTCTCTGTAATTGCTCCTCTTCAAGCAAAACTGCTGAAACACCTACAGCCATGCGAAGACGACTCAACCCAGGTTGCAGAGATTAAGAGGGTGATGGCCAGTGACCTCTCCACACGCTACAGAGGCACCCAAGATGCTCTCAACATAG CATCAGCGTTGGACCCGCGATTTAAAGAACTGCCCTAcctggaaaaagaggacagagaacaggtctACACAAAACTGGTTTTTGAGGCAGAAGTGTCCCACCAG CTCCAAATGAGTCACCTCCTTGTAAGAAGAAAGCCTTAG